Proteins co-encoded in one Rhodococcus sp. PAMC28707 genomic window:
- a CDS encoding DUF6049 family protein, which translates to MRRTRVTAAALTAFLLVLAPAAALTPATAIAQEPWNSDPSTSADLTYQSEDSDLPETRRGTQFLQLSIDTVAPATVTTTSEPFVTVRATVTNTGDRRVDDISVRMQGADAVDRPEKLRTSLTLEQEQFGAVGEFQDVAQSLERGASTQFVVSLPLRSTQGPSLGIDTPGVYPLLLNVNGTPEYGGTARLDDARFLLPVAGVPRDPTASDPTAPDAVAVPPSTSSPIATTVMWPLADKPRLAAGIPGSLEDKVRLVDDELAEELATGGRLDKLLAAVEYATSDQLDPENRLADSMCLAIDPDLLVTVANMARGYLVVDDPADPRGAARDGTGRDAAATWLSRLEPLADSMCVTTVPFAQVDLDALGNVGDASLVSSALDSPSTIVDSILGVTSVPDVVWNSSGQLGARAAATVRSVGPRTALVADNSVAPAAAGGVALVTGGSSVDGELKAAVFDAATATALAAVGSEPSTPDFTPEDQRFDLEEDSRTARLQDAVGAVVYHALTPPNGTPRNLTIAPPQNWSADGDEPAAILSSISSMLRSGLASPRPFTELLAEPPTGMPVEARTVQQAGRDTNTEDRVRVQSGRIESLAGSLIDDPQLPLTPRLYTAPLKEDLLRTLTSAGKDTDPADAAEMANIRTSSSEEGVDALFDAVTVLAPGGVYTLASEQSPLLLVAQNDLPVGINVRLDVDAPPEMRITDVGATALPPRGSRTITVPAEVDDSRNLSVDFSLTTLDGQQLGEASTVSVRSNAYGQALAIITVCAGVLLLLLAGRRLWHRFRDQPDPADEGYERP; encoded by the coding sequence GTGCGGCGTACCAGGGTCACTGCGGCGGCATTGACCGCATTCCTGCTTGTCCTCGCGCCGGCCGCTGCCCTGACGCCGGCGACCGCGATCGCGCAGGAGCCGTGGAACAGCGACCCGTCGACGTCGGCGGATCTCACCTACCAATCGGAGGACAGCGACCTCCCCGAGACTCGCCGGGGCACTCAGTTCCTTCAGCTCTCCATCGACACCGTCGCACCCGCCACCGTCACCACCACCAGTGAACCGTTCGTGACCGTGCGCGCCACCGTCACCAACACCGGCGACCGACGCGTCGACGACATCAGCGTCCGAATGCAGGGCGCTGATGCCGTCGACCGGCCCGAGAAGCTTCGTACGTCGCTGACCCTCGAACAGGAGCAGTTCGGGGCGGTCGGTGAGTTCCAGGACGTCGCACAGAGCCTCGAGCGGGGTGCAAGCACCCAATTCGTGGTGTCGTTACCGCTGCGAAGCACTCAGGGGCCGTCGCTGGGCATCGATACACCAGGGGTCTACCCACTTCTTCTCAACGTCAACGGCACACCCGAGTACGGCGGCACCGCGAGACTCGACGACGCCCGCTTCCTGCTGCCCGTAGCCGGAGTCCCGCGTGACCCGACCGCGTCAGACCCGACGGCCCCCGACGCCGTCGCGGTCCCACCGAGCACATCGAGCCCGATAGCAACGACAGTGATGTGGCCGCTGGCGGACAAGCCCCGACTCGCTGCCGGGATACCAGGATCGCTCGAGGACAAGGTCAGACTCGTCGACGACGAGCTCGCCGAAGAACTCGCGACGGGTGGTCGGCTGGACAAGCTACTTGCAGCCGTCGAGTACGCCACGAGCGACCAACTCGATCCGGAGAACCGCCTCGCCGACAGCATGTGCCTGGCCATCGATCCCGACCTCCTGGTCACCGTCGCCAATATGGCTCGGGGCTATCTGGTGGTCGACGATCCGGCCGATCCACGTGGCGCGGCCCGCGACGGGACCGGAAGAGACGCTGCCGCGACTTGGCTTTCCCGGCTCGAGCCACTGGCCGATTCGATGTGCGTCACCACCGTTCCGTTCGCACAGGTCGATCTCGACGCACTCGGCAATGTCGGCGACGCATCACTGGTATCGAGTGCGCTCGACTCTCCGTCGACCATCGTCGACTCGATCCTCGGAGTGACATCGGTCCCCGACGTCGTCTGGAATTCTTCCGGCCAGCTCGGCGCCCGCGCCGCGGCAACGGTACGTTCCGTCGGGCCGCGAACTGCCCTGGTCGCCGACAACAGCGTGGCCCCCGCAGCGGCAGGCGGAGTTGCGCTGGTCACCGGCGGAAGTAGCGTCGACGGCGAGTTGAAGGCCGCCGTATTCGACGCAGCCACCGCCACCGCACTGGCAGCTGTCGGCTCCGAGCCGTCGACCCCTGACTTCACTCCGGAAGATCAACGTTTCGACCTCGAGGAGGACTCGAGAACCGCCCGTCTGCAGGACGCCGTCGGAGCCGTCGTCTACCACGCTCTCACTCCGCCGAACGGCACCCCACGGAACTTGACGATTGCACCACCGCAGAACTGGAGCGCCGACGGTGACGAGCCCGCCGCGATTCTGTCGTCGATCTCCTCGATGCTGCGCTCCGGGCTCGCTTCACCGCGTCCGTTCACCGAACTACTGGCCGAGCCACCTACCGGGATGCCCGTCGAAGCCAGAACGGTGCAGCAGGCCGGCAGGGACACCAACACCGAGGATCGTGTCCGCGTCCAGAGTGGCCGGATCGAATCTTTGGCCGGATCCCTGATCGACGACCCTCAACTGCCGTTGACACCCCGGCTGTACACGGCGCCGCTGAAAGAGGACCTGCTGCGCACGCTCACCTCAGCAGGTAAGGACACCGACCCCGCCGATGCAGCCGAGATGGCGAATATCCGAACAAGCAGTTCCGAGGAAGGCGTCGACGCACTGTTCGACGCGGTGACGGTCCTCGCCCCAGGCGGGGTCTACACGTTGGCGTCGGAGCAGAGTCCCCTGCTTCTGGTCGCACAGAACGATCTGCCGGTAGGCATCAACGTGCGGTTGGATGTCGATGCGCCTCCCGAGATGCGCATCACCGACGTCGGCGCTACCGCGCTTCCACCTCGCGGTAGCCGTACGATCACCGTTCCGGCAGAGGTAGACGACAGCCGCAACCTGTCCGTCGACTTTTCGCTGACCACCCTCGACGGGCAGCAATTGGGCGAAGCGTCGACGGTGTCCGTACGGTCGAATGCGTACGGACAAGCGCTGGCCATCATTACCGTCTGCGCAGGTGTTCTTTTGCTACTGCTTGCCGGACGCCGACTGTGGCACAGGTTCAGGGATCAACCAGACCCGGCCGACGAAGGGTACGAACGACCATGA
- a CDS encoding NUDIX hydrolase gives MDWVSAGERANRSRRNPRRRNARVDSDKPKLRTVRETSAGGLVVDGLDGPPEKRCAALIGRTDRRGRLLWSLPKGHIEQGETAEQTAMREVAEETGIRGSVLATLGSIDYWFVTEGRRVHKTVHHYLLRFLGGELSDEDIEVTEVAWVPLSELQSRLAYADERKLAAIADRLIEDMHRPDSQTPSPPKTPGATAAGKE, from the coding sequence ATGGATTGGGTGTCTGCTGGCGAACGTGCGAACCGGAGCCGCCGCAACCCGCGGCGGCGAAACGCACGCGTCGACAGCGACAAGCCCAAACTCCGCACAGTGCGGGAAACTTCTGCCGGTGGCCTGGTCGTGGACGGTCTCGACGGCCCACCCGAAAAACGCTGCGCCGCTCTCATCGGACGCACCGATCGCCGAGGTCGGCTGCTGTGGTCGCTCCCGAAGGGCCATATCGAACAGGGCGAGACAGCCGAGCAGACCGCTATGCGTGAAGTTGCCGAAGAAACCGGAATCCGGGGTTCGGTCCTGGCGACGCTGGGAAGTATCGACTACTGGTTCGTCACCGAAGGTCGCCGCGTCCACAAGACCGTCCACCACTACCTACTCCGTTTCCTCGGCGGCGAACTCTCCGACGAAGACATCGAGGTCACCGAGGTAGCCTGGGTCCCGCTCAGCGAACTCCAGTCGCGGCTCGCGTATGCCGACGAACGAAAATTGGCCGCCATCGCCGATCGGCTGATCGAGGACATGCATCGACCCGACTCGCAGACACCCAGCCCTCCCAAGACACCTGGCGCTACCGCCGCCGGCAAGGAGTGA
- a CDS encoding CCA tRNA nucleotidyltransferase — protein sequence MAAAASTLGELSGVLSPLADRFAAHGHELYLVGGSVRDAVLGRLSGDLDFTTDARPEAVQQLLSGWADNQWDTGIAFGTISAAKDDQLIEITTFRTDSYDQVSRNPQVQYGTSLEEDLIRRDFTVNAMAVRLGSDGLQEFVDPLGGMDAVLEGLLDTPSTPEKSFNDDPLRMLRGARFVSQLGFTLMPRVHKAISNMAGQIERITAERVQAELDKLLLGEYPIDGIDVMCETGLAAYVLPEVPAMKLEIDEHHQHKDVYWHSLTVLQQAIDLEDGDPDLVLRWAALLHDIGKPDTRKHEPAGGVSFHHHEVVGSKMVRKRMRALKYSKRMIDDVSQLVFLHLRFHGYGKGQWTDSAVRRYVTDAGELLPQLHKLVRADSTTRNKRRAAALQATYDDLEERIARLAELEDLARVRPDLDGNAIMNLLGIEAGPDVGKAWKFLKELRLDHGPLPREQAEAALLEWWKTQSVS from the coding sequence ATGGCGGCGGCCGCGTCGACCCTCGGAGAGTTGTCCGGTGTGCTGAGTCCGCTTGCCGATCGCTTCGCGGCTCACGGGCACGAGCTGTACTTGGTCGGTGGCAGTGTCCGAGACGCGGTCCTCGGCCGGTTGTCGGGCGATTTGGACTTCACCACCGACGCGCGCCCCGAGGCGGTGCAGCAGTTGTTATCCGGTTGGGCCGACAATCAATGGGACACCGGCATTGCGTTCGGCACGATCAGTGCTGCGAAGGACGATCAGCTCATCGAGATCACCACCTTCCGTACCGACTCGTACGACCAGGTCTCGCGTAACCCCCAGGTTCAGTACGGCACCAGCCTCGAGGAAGACCTGATCCGACGCGATTTCACCGTCAATGCCATGGCGGTTCGGCTCGGCTCGGACGGATTGCAGGAGTTCGTCGATCCGCTCGGTGGGATGGACGCAGTGCTCGAGGGGCTTCTCGATACGCCGTCCACTCCTGAGAAGTCGTTCAACGACGACCCGTTGCGGATGTTGCGCGGGGCGCGGTTCGTCTCGCAGCTCGGCTTCACGCTGATGCCGCGCGTGCACAAGGCCATTTCGAACATGGCGGGTCAGATCGAACGGATCACCGCTGAACGCGTCCAGGCGGAGCTCGACAAGTTGCTGCTCGGCGAGTACCCCATCGACGGTATCGACGTGATGTGCGAGACGGGTCTCGCGGCGTACGTGTTGCCGGAGGTGCCGGCTATGAAGCTCGAGATCGACGAGCACCACCAGCACAAAGATGTGTACTGGCATTCGTTGACGGTGTTGCAGCAGGCCATCGACCTCGAGGACGGTGACCCCGACCTGGTATTACGTTGGGCTGCACTACTTCACGACATCGGTAAGCCGGACACGCGAAAGCACGAGCCGGCCGGTGGTGTCAGCTTCCACCACCACGAGGTCGTCGGGTCGAAGATGGTGCGCAAACGCATGCGAGCGCTGAAGTACTCGAAGAGAATGATCGACGACGTCTCGCAGTTGGTATTTCTGCATCTTCGGTTCCACGGCTACGGTAAGGGACAGTGGACCGATTCCGCGGTCCGCCGTTATGTCACGGACGCGGGAGAGCTACTTCCTCAGCTGCACAAGCTCGTTCGCGCCGACAGCACCACCAGGAACAAGCGTCGAGCGGCGGCGTTGCAGGCAACGTACGACGATCTGGAGGAGCGGATCGCGCGTCTCGCCGAACTGGAGGATCTGGCCAGAGTGCGCCCGGATCTCGACGGCAACGCCATCATGAACTTGCTCGGTATCGAGGCTGGACCGGACGTCGGGAAGGCCTGGAAGTTCCTCAAGGAATTGCGGCTCGATCACGGACCACTCCCCCGTGAGCAGGCCGAGGCCGCGCTACTCGAGTGGTGGAAGACGCAATCGGTCAGTTGA
- a CDS encoding DUF4185 domain-containing protein encodes MRARSIVVGCALALALVSSSVLAAPANAAPPAPVNQCGETGFDPKDYPPESVDPNAPPVLPPVQSVPDKFVIPVPYPSVELVPVPDPEPDNTRVDADPLPDPCMDPCPDLTDTTEEPVDATGSAHLPFPRIEIDPQPETIPIPIPGPLAAPQLPAPPAVVNPAEAGPTSPAPKQPLVGNVSVISQMTGQGSINRTDKRWQVEGTDLGIMWESKPGEVAVAFGDSFGKSWEYGVVGGDDWRSNVLSHSTDTDLSDGLTLDSMVQDSRCHAAELLDSRKIKNWETTVIPTSGFAVGDRQYMSYMSIRRWSVVPGMWWTNYGGIAYSDDNGSTWVKDPHAQWDNMFGFSKFQVSTMVPAGDFVYMFGTVNGRIGTVGLARVPKDDVLNKTAYQYWVDGTWAPVDSNEATPIADGISAELSVRFHDGLWQMTYLDPIAGNIVLREADSPQGEWTAPSTLVRTAEYPKAYGGFMHPWSKDGELYFAISEWDSYNVYLMKADLN; translated from the coding sequence ATGCGTGCCCGATCGATCGTCGTGGGATGCGCGCTCGCACTCGCACTCGTATCGAGCAGCGTGCTGGCAGCACCGGCGAACGCGGCCCCGCCCGCCCCGGTCAACCAATGCGGAGAGACCGGCTTCGATCCCAAGGACTATCCACCGGAGTCGGTCGATCCCAACGCTCCGCCCGTGCTGCCGCCCGTACAGTCGGTGCCGGACAAGTTCGTCATCCCGGTGCCGTATCCCTCCGTCGAACTGGTCCCGGTGCCCGATCCCGAACCCGACAACACCCGAGTCGACGCGGACCCGCTGCCCGATCCGTGCATGGACCCGTGCCCCGATCTCACCGACACCACCGAAGAACCCGTCGACGCGACCGGATCTGCTCACCTCCCGTTCCCACGCATCGAGATCGATCCGCAACCGGAAACCATCCCCATTCCCATCCCCGGCCCGCTCGCAGCACCGCAGCTACCCGCACCGCCCGCCGTTGTAAATCCAGCCGAGGCGGGCCCGACATCTCCAGCCCCGAAACAGCCGCTGGTGGGCAATGTATCGGTGATCTCGCAGATGACTGGCCAAGGTTCGATCAACAGAACAGACAAGCGCTGGCAGGTCGAGGGCACCGACCTCGGCATCATGTGGGAATCGAAGCCAGGCGAGGTGGCCGTGGCCTTCGGTGACTCCTTCGGCAAGAGCTGGGAGTACGGAGTCGTCGGCGGTGACGACTGGCGCAGCAACGTCCTCAGCCACAGCACCGACACCGACCTGTCCGACGGCCTGACCCTCGACAGTATGGTGCAGGATTCCCGTTGCCACGCAGCCGAATTGCTCGACAGTCGCAAGATCAAGAACTGGGAGACGACGGTCATTCCGACGTCCGGATTCGCCGTCGGGGATCGGCAGTACATGTCGTATATGTCCATCCGGCGCTGGAGCGTCGTCCCGGGTATGTGGTGGACCAACTACGGCGGTATCGCCTACTCCGACGACAACGGCTCTACCTGGGTCAAGGATCCACATGCCCAGTGGGACAACATGTTCGGCTTCTCCAAGTTCCAGGTGTCCACCATGGTTCCCGCCGGAGACTTCGTCTACATGTTCGGTACCGTCAACGGCCGGATCGGCACGGTCGGCTTGGCCCGAGTACCGAAGGACGACGTCCTCAACAAGACCGCCTACCAATACTGGGTCGACGGTACCTGGGCGCCGGTGGACTCCAACGAGGCAACCCCAATCGCCGACGGCATCTCCGCCGAACTATCGGTCCGCTTCCACGACGGCCTGTGGCAGATGACCTACCTCGATCCGATTGCCGGCAATATCGTTCTCCGCGAAGCGGATTCACCGCAGGGAGAGTGGACCGCGCCGTCGACTCTGGTTCGGACTGCGGAGTACCCGAAAGCCTACGGTGGATTCATGCATCCGTGGTCGAAGGACGGAGAGCTGTATTTCGCAATATCGGAATGGGACAGCTACAACGTGTACTTGATGAAGGCCGACCTCAACTGA
- a CDS encoding MFS transporter has product MRLRTSPGVGKLTAIRFAGQFGDGLFQAALSGAILFNPERESNPVAIAAGFAVLLVPYSVIGPFAGAMLDRWDRRAVLLWANVLRMILIATTSLLLCTGGGETPLLLLALTTVGLSRFVLAGVSASLPHVVRTSWLVPMNSLLATIGSGFAAAGAGTAVGIIGFLGAGDFGSGIAVGAAAVGSIVGTIAAARFAPQSLGPAKVAEPTEHAALRAITDIAAGLGSGAAAVWRSPTVTAALAGIGAHRIVFGADTLIMVLILREKGSSSLPGGLAGFGIAVGATAAGMLLAAVLTPFVLPRFGRVRSIVGALILAAVVQATFIATMTQTSLLLGAFLLGVAGQTVKLTGDASMQTDIDDDHRGRVFALQDTVFNIAFVVSLAAAAVAVGAGSTDLAGEASAHAVVYAGVVVYVLGLLAVTLNNRRARRLSQ; this is encoded by the coding sequence ATGCGGCTGCGCACGTCGCCCGGCGTCGGCAAGCTCACCGCGATTCGCTTTGCCGGTCAGTTCGGGGACGGACTGTTCCAGGCCGCGCTCAGCGGAGCGATCCTGTTCAACCCGGAACGCGAATCCAATCCAGTGGCCATTGCCGCAGGATTCGCCGTCCTGCTGGTTCCGTATTCGGTCATCGGTCCCTTCGCGGGCGCGATGCTCGACCGATGGGATCGGCGCGCGGTGTTGCTGTGGGCCAACGTCCTACGCATGATCCTCATCGCGACCACCTCGCTTCTCTTGTGCACAGGTGGTGGCGAGACACCGCTGCTCTTGCTGGCGCTCACCACAGTCGGATTGAGCAGATTCGTACTCGCCGGAGTATCTGCGTCCCTGCCCCACGTGGTCCGCACCTCGTGGCTGGTTCCGATGAATTCACTGCTCGCGACCATCGGATCGGGATTCGCCGCTGCCGGAGCAGGCACTGCCGTCGGAATCATCGGCTTCTTAGGGGCCGGAGACTTCGGATCCGGCATCGCCGTCGGCGCAGCGGCAGTCGGGTCCATCGTCGGGACGATTGCCGCCGCTCGGTTCGCACCGCAGTCACTCGGGCCCGCCAAGGTTGCCGAACCGACCGAGCACGCCGCGCTACGGGCAATCACCGATATTGCCGCAGGCCTGGGATCCGGTGCAGCCGCAGTGTGGCGATCTCCGACAGTCACAGCGGCACTGGCAGGTATCGGTGCGCACCGCATCGTATTCGGTGCCGACACCCTGATCATGGTGCTCATTTTGCGCGAGAAAGGCTCGAGTTCTCTCCCCGGCGGCCTCGCCGGCTTCGGAATCGCCGTGGGCGCAACAGCAGCTGGAATGCTCCTGGCAGCTGTCCTGACACCGTTCGTCCTTCCACGATTCGGTCGAGTGCGGTCCATTGTCGGGGCGTTGATCCTCGCCGCAGTCGTCCAGGCAACGTTTATTGCGACCATGACCCAGACGAGCTTGCTCCTCGGCGCCTTCCTACTCGGCGTAGCCGGACAAACCGTCAAGCTCACCGGCGATGCGTCGATGCAAACCGACATCGACGACGACCATCGCGGACGCGTCTTCGCCCTGCAGGACACCGTCTTCAACATCGCCTTCGTCGTCTCGCTCGCAGCTGCCGCCGTCGCGGTGGGCGCCGGATCCACCGACCTGGCCGGAGAGGCGTCGGCACACGCCGTCGTCTATGCCGGGGTAGTGGTCTACGTGCTGGGCCTGCTCGCCGTCACCCTCAACAACCGTCGTGCTCGCCGCTTGTCGCAGTGA
- a CDS encoding NAD-dependent epimerase/dehydratase family protein, which yields MNQLHVVTGAGPVGWTVAQQLAAQGHSVRILTRSGSGPEHTSIERRQVDITTGDLHDAFRGATAIYHCTHVAYSDKTWRAQLPDMERRVLDAAAGTVVVFPESLYSYGKIDGPIREDLPRNATYRKLGVRTELLAARDAHSTPTISVAASDFYGPRVRTAHMGERVVPNILNHRSIRVLANADIPHSFTFVPDFAAAMLAAVADPALWNTFLHAPTAPAVSQREMIELLSRAAGVDTPRVGTLPAWLIRTLGVVPGQIRELGDTLYQFQYPYPLDSTRSEALLGLHPTPLEEGAASTLAWWKSSHVATAS from the coding sequence GTGAACCAACTACATGTCGTCACCGGAGCCGGACCCGTCGGATGGACCGTCGCGCAACAGCTTGCCGCCCAGGGACATTCGGTGCGCATTCTCACTCGTTCCGGATCCGGACCCGAGCACACCTCGATCGAACGACGCCAGGTCGACATCACGACCGGAGACCTCCACGACGCATTCCGCGGCGCCACCGCCATCTACCACTGCACACACGTCGCCTACAGCGACAAAACTTGGCGCGCCCAACTACCCGACATGGAACGACGCGTCCTCGACGCGGCCGCCGGTACTGTCGTCGTCTTCCCGGAAAGCCTCTACTCCTACGGCAAGATCGACGGACCGATACGAGAGGACCTGCCGCGCAACGCAACCTACCGCAAGCTCGGAGTCCGAACCGAACTACTCGCCGCCCGTGACGCCCACTCGACACCGACGATCAGCGTCGCGGCCTCCGACTTCTACGGTCCACGGGTACGCACCGCACACATGGGCGAACGCGTTGTCCCGAACATCCTGAACCACAGAAGTATTCGAGTTCTCGCCAACGCCGACATTCCGCATTCCTTCACTTTCGTGCCGGACTTCGCCGCGGCAATGCTCGCGGCCGTCGCAGACCCCGCACTGTGGAACACATTCCTTCATGCTCCCACCGCACCCGCGGTCTCCCAGCGAGAGATGATCGAACTCCTCTCCCGCGCGGCCGGAGTCGACACACCTCGGGTCGGCACACTGCCGGCCTGGCTGATCCGCACTCTCGGCGTCGTCCCCGGGCAGATCCGCGAACTCGGTGACACGCTCTACCAATTCCAATACCCCTACCCCCTCGACAGCACCCGAAGCGAAGCGCTCCTCGGCCTCCATCCCACGCCACTCGAAGAAGGGGCAGCGAGCACTCTCGCGTGGTGGAAGTCGAGCCATGTAGCCACGGCGTCCTGA
- a CDS encoding TetR/AcrR family transcriptional regulator, protein MTTTPRERARARTLADITRIGREHLAVDGAAALSLRAVARDLGVVSSAVYRYVKSRDELLTLLVVDAYTELGDEVDEAVDALDSPMEKFLVLGRTVRAWGLREPAGYALLFGSPVPGYHAPAEHTTGPGTRVIAKLVEIFDAAWRAGRLVERPTTVSLSGLHQNFAEVRNEMGTNMSDEALARGVLVWASLFGAVSFDVFEQYGSSTFSARDQLFEHQLALLVELAGLT, encoded by the coding sequence ATGACGACCACTCCCCGCGAACGAGCGCGCGCTCGGACGCTGGCCGACATCACTCGCATCGGCCGTGAACACCTCGCCGTCGATGGGGCTGCGGCACTGTCACTACGAGCAGTCGCGCGGGACCTGGGTGTCGTGTCCTCGGCGGTGTATCGCTACGTCAAGAGTCGCGATGAGCTGCTCACCCTCCTCGTCGTCGACGCGTATACCGAGCTCGGTGACGAGGTGGACGAGGCCGTGGATGCACTGGACTCGCCGATGGAGAAGTTTTTGGTACTCGGGCGGACCGTGCGCGCATGGGGTCTGCGCGAGCCTGCCGGATATGCCTTGCTGTTCGGAAGTCCGGTGCCCGGATATCACGCGCCTGCAGAGCACACGACCGGTCCCGGCACCCGGGTCATCGCCAAGCTCGTCGAAATTTTCGACGCGGCCTGGCGTGCCGGCAGGTTGGTCGAACGGCCGACCACGGTGTCGCTGTCTGGATTGCACCAAAATTTTGCCGAGGTTCGTAACGAAATGGGCACGAATATGTCCGACGAAGCGCTGGCCCGAGGAGTGCTGGTGTGGGCGTCGCTGTTCGGTGCCGTGAGTTTCGACGTCTTCGAACAGTACGGATCGTCGACTTTCAGTGCCCGCGACCAGCTGTTCGAGCATCAGCTTGCACTCTTGGTCGAGCTTGCCGGCCTGACGTAG
- a CDS encoding YqgE/AlgH family protein — protein MASHAEEPEDQMASVDQAVRPGSLLVSSIELVEPTFRRTVVYVIEHNDAGSLGVVINRPSETAVQNVLPQWTDLAARPKTLYVGGPVKRDSALCLATVRTGVAIDGVPGIRRVDGRVVMVDLDSDPAEIESLVEGVRIFAGYSGWTLGQLAGELERDDWIVVSALASDVIGAPRQDLWAHVLRRQPMPLAMLASHPIDVTRN, from the coding sequence ATGGCGTCGCATGCAGAAGAACCCGAAGACCAGATGGCATCGGTCGATCAGGCGGTGCGCCCGGGGAGCTTGTTGGTGTCTTCGATCGAACTGGTCGAGCCCACGTTTCGTCGAACCGTGGTGTACGTGATCGAACACAATGACGCCGGTAGCTTGGGTGTGGTCATCAACAGGCCGAGTGAGACTGCGGTACAAAATGTTCTGCCGCAGTGGACGGATTTGGCAGCTCGACCGAAGACGCTGTACGTCGGCGGACCGGTCAAGCGCGATTCGGCCCTATGTTTGGCCACGGTCCGAACCGGCGTCGCCATCGACGGTGTCCCCGGGATTCGACGCGTCGACGGGCGGGTAGTGATGGTCGATCTCGATTCCGATCCGGCAGAGATCGAATCCCTCGTCGAGGGCGTCCGAATCTTTGCGGGATATTCGGGTTGGACATTAGGCCAGTTGGCGGGCGAACTCGAGCGAGACGACTGGATTGTCGTCTCGGCCCTGGCATCCGACGTCATCGGAGCTCCGCGGCAGGATCTGTGGGCTCACGTCCTACGCCGTCAGCCGATGCCGTTGGCGATGCTGGCCTCACACCCGATCGACGTCACGCGTAACTGA
- a CDS encoding VOC family protein: MMIQELSYIGIGSPRAEEWRNYGTQVLGAMLAQDGPDGAVRLAIDDVNYRIAVHPACEDEFLYAGWGVANETDLHTFVAHLRSQGVTVHWGDQQLLREREVAELAWFEDPWGTRHELSWGKAATPLSFSTGRTMRGGFVTGDQGLGHIVFQVPNIEKANKFYVDILGFRLSDRITTKHFNVRFYHINGRHHSLALSEYPGHVGFNHLMLEVEHMDDLGRLIDLLDSHDVDIMQSLGRHTNDLMTSVYIGSPSGLQIEYGYGGLTVDDLSWVARTYTRPSYWGHKHSEIAKTQLPGIIKPLAESIV; the protein is encoded by the coding sequence ATGATGATTCAAGAACTGTCGTACATCGGTATTGGCTCGCCGCGCGCCGAAGAATGGCGAAACTACGGCACCCAAGTCCTCGGGGCGATGCTTGCCCAAGACGGGCCCGACGGAGCTGTCCGTCTGGCCATCGACGATGTCAACTATCGCATTGCCGTCCATCCAGCATGTGAGGACGAATTCCTCTATGCCGGTTGGGGTGTCGCCAACGAGACCGATCTCCACACCTTCGTGGCACATCTCCGATCCCAGGGTGTGACAGTGCACTGGGGTGATCAGCAGTTGTTACGTGAACGCGAGGTCGCGGAACTGGCGTGGTTCGAGGATCCGTGGGGGACCCGCCACGAACTGAGCTGGGGAAAAGCAGCGACGCCACTATCCTTCTCGACTGGGCGCACCATGAGGGGCGGATTCGTCACGGGCGACCAGGGACTCGGCCACATCGTCTTCCAGGTCCCCAACATCGAGAAGGCCAACAAGTTCTATGTCGACATCCTCGGATTTCGTCTGTCCGACCGCATTACTACGAAGCACTTCAATGTGCGCTTCTACCACATCAACGGGCGTCACCACTCCCTTGCTTTGTCCGAATACCCTGGCCACGTGGGCTTCAATCACCTCATGCTCGAGGTCGAGCACATGGACGATCTCGGTCGGCTGATCGACTTGCTGGACAGTCATGATGTTGACATCATGCAATCCCTCGGTCGCCACACCAATGACCTGATGACGTCCGTCTACATCGGCAGTCCCTCCGGCTTGCAAATCGAATACGGCTACGGAGGACTCACTGTCGACGATCTCAGCTGGGTTGCACGAACGTATACCCGCCCTAGCTACTGGGGTCACAAACACTCCGAGATCGCGAAGACCCAGCTGCCTGGAATCATCAAACCGCTGGCTGAGTCCATCGTGTGA
- a CDS encoding MarR family winged helix-turn-helix transcriptional regulator, translating to MSTPEQSPRLSRRPGFVFIRAALRIRQIYAEALAGVGLLPNQHAILSTLEELGSCHQKELAERVVVDQGDIVAYLDGLQTAGQVVRERDPKDRRRQIVTITDLGREVLAESDRILDQVEADTFSVLSEKDRVHLDRIATSLTKQRL from the coding sequence ATGAGTACGCCAGAGCAATCTCCCCGTCTGTCACGACGGCCAGGGTTTGTGTTCATTCGTGCTGCTCTGCGGATCAGGCAGATATATGCAGAAGCCCTCGCCGGAGTAGGACTTCTGCCTAACCAGCACGCAATCTTGAGCACACTCGAGGAACTCGGGTCGTGCCATCAGAAAGAACTCGCGGAGCGCGTTGTCGTCGACCAAGGAGACATAGTCGCTTACCTAGACGGGCTACAAACCGCTGGACAAGTCGTCCGCGAACGTGATCCGAAGGACAGACGGCGTCAAATCGTCACAATTACAGATCTCGGTCGAGAAGTTCTTGCTGAAAGTGACCGAATCCTCGATCAAGTCGAAGCCGACACGTTCTCGGTGCTGAGCGAGAAGGATCGGGTCCACCTCGACCGAATCGCTACAAGCCTCACAAAGCAGCGGCTTTGA